From the Oryzias latipes chromosome 22, ASM223467v1 genome, one window contains:
- the plpp2 gene encoding phospholipid phosphatase 2 — MDVTRREDNMSETKNKLIVVVDVLCVFVAALPSAILTLNFSPYQRDIFCNDQTIKYPYKKDTISHGTMAAVTITCSIVIITTGEAFLVYKKRLHSNTKFNQYLSTLYKVVGTYLFGAAVSQSLTDLAKFTIGRPRPNFFSVCAPVSCEGLVLRSNCTGAARNVTESRLSFYSGHSSFGMYCMVFLSLYVQARMQGKWTRLARPTIQFFLVAFAVYVGYTRVSDYKHHWSDVLVGLLQGALIAVLTVRYVSDFFKQRPPLVRTTNGTEEEQLEHKPGTQPVEHGNHRNCPGPV, encoded by the exons CTGCGCTTCCTTCAGCCATCCTCACGCTTAATTTCAGCCCTTATCAGAGGGATATCTTCTGCAATGACCAGACCATCAAGTATCCATACAAGAAAGACACCATCTCGCATGGAACCATGGCTGCAGTCACCATCACCTGCTCCATCGTCATT atcACAACTGGAGAAGCATTTCTGGTGTACAAGAAACGTCTGCACTCCAACACCAAATTCAACCAGTACTTGTCTACTCTCTACAAGGTGGTGGGCACCTACTTGTTTGGGGCGGCTGTCAGTCAGTCGCTGACCGACTTGGCGAAGTTTACCATCGGTCGTCCTCGCCCGAACTTCTTTTCCGTCTGCGCTCCGGTATCCTGCGAGGGACTCGTGCTGCGCAGTAACTGCACCGGCGCCGCACGGAATGTGACGGAGTCCAG GCTTTCTTTTTACTCTGGTCACTCCTCGTTCGGGATGTACTGCATGGTCTTTCTCTCG CTTTATGTTCAGGCCAGGATGCAGGGGAAGTGGACCAGATTAGCGCGACCCACCATCCAGTTCTTCCTGGTGGCGTTTGCTGTGTACGTGGGTTACACGCGCGTTTCCGACTACAAACACCACTGGAGTGACGTGCTGGTGGGGCTGCTGCAGGGGGCTCTCATTGCTGTGCTCACT gtTCGATACGTGTCTGATTTCTTTAAGCAGCGACCTCCTCTGGTTAGGACGACAAACGGGacagaggaggagcagctggaacACAAACCCGGAACGCAGCCTGTGGAGCACGGCAACCACCGCAACTGCCCTGGACCTGTATGA
- the LOC101161767 gene encoding amino-terminal enhancer of split, with protein sequence MMFPQSRHSASSQSSQPLKFTTSDSCDRIKDEFQFLQAQYHSLKLECDKLASEKSEMQRHYIMYYEMSYGLNIEMHKQAEIVKRLNGICAQVLPYLSQEHQQQVMGAIERAKQVTPPEMNSIIRQQLQVQHLSQLQGLALPVTPLPLGLTPPSLPAVSSSSGLLSLSSILANYSHGQPTAVKEDGAREPAERASRGEDGDKSD encoded by the exons ATGATGTTTCCTCAATCAAGGCACTCG gcGTCCTCTCAGTCCAGTCAGCCCCTGAAGTTCACCACTTCTGACTCATGCGATCGCATCAAGGATGAGTTCCAGTTCCTTCAAGCACAGTATCACAG TTTGAAATTGGAGTGCGACAAACTGGCCTCTGAGAAGTCTGAGATGCAGCGTCATTATATCATG TATTATGAAATGTCTTACGGGCTGAACATTGAAATGCACAAGCAG GCTGAAATAGTGAAGAGGCTGAATGGGATCTGTGCTCAGGTGCTGCCTTACCTGTCACAGGAG CATCAGCAGCAAGTCATGGGCGCCATAGAGAGAGCCAAGCAGGTCACTCCTCCTGAGATGAACTCCATCATCCGG caACAGCTGCAGGTTCAACACCTGTCCCAGCTCCAGGGCCTGGCGCTGCCCGTGACCCCGCTGCCCCTGGGTCTCACCCCTCCCTCCCTGCCTGCCGTCTCCTCCAGCTCCGGCCTGCTGTCCCTCTCCTCCATCCTGGCCAACTACTCGCACGGCCAGCCGACCGCCGTAAAGGAGGACGGCGCCAGAGAGCCCGCCGAGAGAGCGTCCAGAGGAGAGGACGGAGACAAGTCCGACTAG